The Natranaerobius trueperi region CAATATCATCTCTAATTAGTTGTAGAATTTTGGCAGCGGTTAAAGTTCTAGGACTAATAGCTTTATCTACTTGCATATTATCTAAAACAGCTTCATAATCTTCCTTAATCACTTCTACTATAGTTTTATCAGCACCTAATTCTCTACTCATAACTGATGATAATAAATTGGTTTTATCATCTCCAGTTGCAGAAACGACTACATCCACATCTTTTAGATCTTCTTCTTGTAAAAACTTTAGGTTTGTTCCATCACCTTTTAAAACCATTGTTTTATTAAGGTCTTCAACTAGTTGTTCACAACTTTTTTCATCTTCTTCAACGAGCTTTATATTCATTTGATTTTTACGACTCATATTTTTTTCTAATATATTACATAATTGATAACCAATTCTTCCTCCACCTATTATTAAAACATTTTGAGGTTTTTTCTTAGGATGTCTTGTAAAATGACCTAAAGATGAAATTAAACCTTTTTGGCCAATTAGATATATTTCATCACCAGGTAAAATTTCATCCGTTCCACCCGGGATAATAACTTGTTTTTTACCTCTCAAAATAGCAACAATATTACTTGAGTACGGAAAATCTATATCTTTTACAAGTTTATGAGCAATTGGTGATTTTTCTTCAACAATTATACCCACCATCTGTACTTTACCATCAGCAAAATATTCTACTCCTTGCACATTAGGGGTTCTAATCATTTTTGCCATTTCTTGGGCTGTTACAAGTTCTGGATTAATTATAATGTCTATCCCAAGTTGATCATGTGAAAAAACCTGTGTACCTTCTGTATATTCAGGGTTTCTTATTCTAGCTACAGTTTTATTTACATCATAACCTTTAGCTAACATACAAGCAATTATATTAACTTCATCTATTTCAGTAACAGCAATTAAGAGATCTGCTTGTGAGATACCTGCCTGTTCTAATATTTTAAAGCTAGCCCCATTTCCTTGGACTAGCATAATATCTAGGTTTCGAGAAATTTTTGAGATTTTCTCAGAGCTCTTTTCAATCAAAACTACATCTTGGTCTTTCTCAGAGAGTTTTCTAGCAAGCTCTACACCAATAGTGCCCCCACCAACGATAATAACTCTCATTAGCCCACCTCCTACTTTCACATACTAGACCCTATTGTACATCGAATTAATTTCACTTACAAGAAAAAACAATTAAAAAAAGAACTTTTCCGTCTAAAGCAGAAAAGTTCTTTTTTTAGTCTAATTAGTTATCTTATAAAGTAAACTTGCTAAAAAATCTACTCCTAATGAAAGTACACTTTCGTCAAAATCAAAGTTTTCTTTATGATGACCTCCGGTTACAGGTGAACCAAATACTAGATAAGCATGTGGTGCACCTTTTTTGGACATATAAGACATCATGTAAGAAAAGTCTTCACTACCTGCAAAATGCGATGAATCTGTGAATTCAGTCACTTTTTCGTGTGAACTAGCTACCTGTTCTACTAATTTAACTGCTTTTTCAGCACTTTTAGAAGCAAGTGCGCCTCCCGCTTCTAATATTTCATACTCTACCCCTTGTAAGGTTGCAGCACCTTTAATTACATCTTTAGCTCGCTTTTCAATAAATTCATTAATTTCAGTAGTTGCACCTCTAGTCTCTATTTTCATGTCAGCACTAGCAGGTATTACATTTCTTCCACTACCACCTTGTAAAGTACCAACATTTATCCTTGATGCACCTTGGCTATGTCTTGAGATGGAATGAAGATTTAACATAGCTGTTGAAGCTGCTAGTAAAGCATTATTTCCTTCTTCTGGAGTACTTCCTGCATGAGCAGGTGATCCTTTATATTTAACATCTAGTTTTGTAGTTGCAAGAAAACTTTCATTACCAGAGGTTACTTTACCTATTTCTTCAATTCCAAAACCTACATGAGAGCCAAAGCAGTAATCAACATCTTGTAATACACCCGCTTCTACCATAGAGCGTCCGCCTCTTACCCCTTCTTCAGCAGGTTGAAAGATAAGTTTAATTTTCCCTGTAAAATTATCACTCAGTTCCTTCACTAATTTAGCTAATCCAAGACCCATAGCAGCATGTCCATCATGTCCACAGCCATGCATTGCATTTTCATTCTCTGATGCAAAACCTTCTTTTACAGGAAGGTGATTTGGATCATTTGTTTCTTTAAGATCATTTGCATCAACATCAAAGCGAAAAGCTACTGTAGGTCCTTCTTTTTTTGTATCTAGAGTTGCTACAGCTCCTGTAAAACCACCTTTTAGTTTTTCAAGAAATTCTTCATCTCCACCTTGTAATTTTGCTCTTTCATAAGCAGTTTGTAATTCTTCTTCACAAGGTAGACCCATTCTAGTTTTCTCATCCACAACATCTTTCCCTACACTCAAGTCATATCCTAAATCTTTTAAATATCTACATATTTTAGAAACTGTTCTAAATTCCTTCCACCCAGTTTCTGGATATTTGTGAAAGTCTCTTCTAATTTCTACTAGTTCATCTTGTAATTCATCTGCCTTTTTAGATATGTGTTCAATCGTTGACATTAAATAAACACCTCCATTTATAGTCTATAAATCTATTCTACCAAATTAATTGATTTCTTTCATTAAAAAAAGTTTTATAGCCTAATTGTACAAAGCTAATAACTGTTAAGGATACTCCACCTAAAACAGCAAGCATAATAGCAATCTGATATGCTATAGCTGTTGTGGGTACAACTCCAGCTAAAATCTGACCTGTCATCATACCAGGTAAAAAGATTATTCCCATTCCCATCATATTGTTAATTGTAGGTAAGATAGCGGATTCAAAGGAATTATTAATTATTCGTCTAGCAGCTACATCAGGGCGTGCTCCTAACATTAAATAAGTTTCTACTGACTCTCTTTCTGAGTTCATTCCATCAGCTAATCGTTCTACACCTAAAGTTATGCCTGTCATTGAATTACCTATCATCATACCTGAAATAGGTATAAAGTATTGAGGATCATACCATGGTGAAACATTAATAACTATTAATATGAAAAAAAAGATACTTGTTAATGTTCCTACTAACATTGAAATAGCAATTATCTTTTTCAATTGATAAGATAATTTTATCTTTGATCTTTTATATATATTATTTATCGCAAAAGCTTCCATAACAAGAATTATTAAAAGTGTTATTACTGGATGCTCATTTTCAAATATGAATATTAATACATAACCCATAATTACTAACTGTAAGCTCATCCTTAATGCAGATATAATTATCTCTTTTTCTCTAGGTATCTTCTTTAACCTAACTATAGCTAAAAGTATGAGTACAAATAAATAAGCAGCTACCATTTGATAAAGCCCGAGACTGATCACTTCATTTTCCATTATTTATCCTCCTTAACAGCTACTTTTTTCTCAACAGATATAATTTCATCAGAATATTTAAAAGCAATAGTTCTAGAATGAGTAACCATTACAACAGCTTTGTTATTCTTTTTAGAATAATTAAAAAACCTAGATAACACCACATCTTCTAGCTCTTCATTTAAAGCTGATGATGGTTCATCTAGTAAAAATACTTCTGGATCCATTAATAAGATTCTAGCAAAAGAAAGTCGTTGTTTTTCTCCTCCAGATAGTTTTGTTGCATCACTATCTAAATCTTTGTCTAAATTAAAAAACTTTAATGCTTCTATTAACTCACTATCCTCTTTCTTCGGTTTTTCAGACAATTCTAAACCTAAGTTCAAATTA contains the following coding sequences:
- the trkA gene encoding Trk system potassium transporter TrkA, coding for MRVIIVGGGTIGVELARKLSEKDQDVVLIEKSSEKISKISRNLDIMLVQGNGASFKILEQAGISQADLLIAVTEIDEVNIIACMLAKGYDVNKTVARIRNPEYTEGTQVFSHDQLGIDIIINPELVTAQEMAKMIRTPNVQGVEYFADGKVQMVGIIVEEKSPIAHKLVKDIDFPYSSNIVAILRGKKQVIIPGGTDEILPGDEIYLIGQKGLISSLGHFTRHPKKKPQNVLIIGGGRIGYQLCNILEKNMSRKNQMNIKLVEEDEKSCEQLVEDLNKTMVLKGDGTNLKFLQEEDLKDVDVVVSATGDDKTNLLSSVMSRELGADKTIVEVIKEDYEAVLDNMQVDKAISPRTLTAAKILQLIRDDIVISMAILGNEKAEITELIVPNNAPVANKKLIEAKFPRGILIGAIVRQDQIIIPGGQDVILPGDRVIIFATSKTNKLVDKYFSKPK
- a CDS encoding ABC transporter ATP-binding protein, with the translated sequence MYDLKNVGYQNIIYIEDLEIKKGLITSIVGESGSGKTTLLRLLNQLISHDTGDIYFEGENIETMDTIALRRKAIMLPQNPIIISQTIRDNLNLGLELSEKPKKEDSELIEALKFFNLDKDLDSDATKLSGGEKQRLSFARILLMDPEVFLLDEPSSALNEELEDVVLSRFFNYSKKNNKAVVMVTHSRTIAFKYSDEIISVEKKVAVKEDK
- a CDS encoding amidohydrolase, whose amino-acid sequence is MSTIEHISKKADELQDELVEIRRDFHKYPETGWKEFRTVSKICRYLKDLGYDLSVGKDVVDEKTRMGLPCEEELQTAYERAKLQGGDEEFLEKLKGGFTGAVATLDTKKEGPTVAFRFDVDANDLKETNDPNHLPVKEGFASENENAMHGCGHDGHAAMGLGLAKLVKELSDNFTGKIKLIFQPAEEGVRGGRSMVEAGVLQDVDYCFGSHVGFGIEEIGKVTSGNESFLATTKLDVKYKGSPAHAGSTPEEGNNALLAASTAMLNLHSISRHSQGASRINVGTLQGGSGRNVIPASADMKIETRGATTEINEFIEKRAKDVIKGAATLQGVEYEILEAGGALASKSAEKAVKLVEQVASSHEKVTEFTDSSHFAGSEDFSYMMSYMSKKGAPHAYLVFGSPVTGGHHKENFDFDESVLSLGVDFLASLLYKITN
- a CDS encoding ABC transporter permease, coding for MENEVISLGLYQMVAAYLFVLILLAIVRLKKIPREKEIIISALRMSLQLVIMGYVLIFIFENEHPVITLLIILVMEAFAINNIYKRSKIKLSYQLKKIIAISMLVGTLTSIFFFILIVINVSPWYDPQYFIPISGMMIGNSMTGITLGVERLADGMNSERESVETYLMLGARPDVAARRIINNSFESAILPTINNMMGMGIIFLPGMMTGQILAGVVPTTAIAYQIAIMLAVLGGVSLTVISFVQLGYKTFFNERNQLIW